The sequence CGTGGGGCGCGCGGGGCCACGGTCTCGCCGGGCGATCGCGCAGCGCAGCCAGCTCCGCGGCCAGCTCGACGCCCGAGATGCCACCACCGATCACGACCAGCTCCGGCGTACCCTCGCCGGCTCCGAGCGCCTCGCCGAGCGCGGCCTGTAGCCGCTCGAATTGCGCCGCGCTCTTGTGCGACAGCAGGCGCTCGTGCCCGGGTAGCGACGGCGGCGGCACCAGCTCGCTGCCGACCGCCAGCACCAGCACCCGCGCCTCGAAGCGGCGACCGTCGGCGAGCACGACCGCATGCGCGTCGACGTCGACATCGGTGACCTCGCCCTGGACGAACCGCGTGCGCGGCTGCGCGTCGATCCACGCCGCGGTGTGCAGCAGCGAACGCGCGGCCGGCAACGCATCCACCAGGCGCTCCTGCATCAGCGGGATGTAGCCATGTTCGCGCACACGATCGATGACGAGCACGCGCGGCGGACGATCGGCCAACCGACGCTGCAGCTGGTACAGCACCTCGATGCCGGCGAAGCTAGCACCGACGATGATGACGTCGGCGTCGGGGCCCGACGTCGACGCCGCGGGCTCAGTCGCCGAAGACATGGACCTTGTGCCGCACGCTGGCGGGGAAGCGCGCGCGGACGATCGCCTCCGCATCACGGCGGGTGTGTCGCGGGCTGCGGTGCACGAGCACCAAGGCATCGCCCTCGAAGCGTTCGGCGATCGCGATCAGCTCGTCGACGTGGGTGTGCCCCCAGCTGCGGGTCTGCTCGACCGAGCGGCGATCGTCCCACGCGGTGACCTCGTGCACGAGCACCTTGGCCCGCTGCAGTCGTGGCTCCCGCTCGAACAGCTCGATCTGCGTGTCGCCGCTGACCGCCAGCACTGCCACCGTGTGCTCCTCCGTGGTCGAATCGCCCGCCGCACGCATGGCCGCCAGCTCGGCACCGCTGCGCCCGACCAGCTCGGGCAACAGACGCGCGGTGGTCCGCTCGACGATCCACGACAACGACGGCACGCGATGCACCGAGCGCACGCAACTCGCCCGCACGCCGCGCCCGAGGTCGACGACATCGCCGGGTACGTGGGGCACCAGCTCGAGCGCCAGCTCGAAGCCCTCGATCTCGCTCCACGCCCCGAAGATGCGCCGCAGCGGCGCCTCGATCTCGGCGGGCACGTGTACCTGCGGTGGTGGCAGGCCTGCCAGCTGTCGCTGAGAGATGAGGTACGGCAGGCCACCCAGGTGATCCTGGTGGCCGTGCGTCACGAGGATCCGCGCGAAGCAAAGCTGGCCCCGCACGCTCCCGCCGACGTCGAACATCAGGTCCAGCTCCGGCACCATCAGACAGGTCTGGATGCCGCCACGGGTCACGCCGCGCAGGGTCAAGCCTGCGACGGCCAGCTCGTCTTCGCCCTCCGTCACCGATCGCGCCGCAGGCTCAGGCCACGAAGTTCCGGTTGGGGGTCCACAGCACCGTCGGCGCGGTGGCCTGCTGCGCACGGGCGCGGTGGCCAGTCGTGGCGCCCGCGCTCGCGCGCGGCGTCGCCATCAATGCGCGCGCGGCTGCGACGATCTTCTCCGGCGAGACCACCACGTGCTCCTCGAGGTGGATGTTCTGCGGGATCCCCGGCACCGGATCCTGGCCCAGCACCCGCGTGACGACGCCGTGGCCGAGCGTCTCGATCGTCGCGCCCTGGATCTCGCGGCCGAGGCTGGCGAACACGCGATCTTCGTGCACGACCAACAGGCGCCCGGTCTTGTTCACGCTCGCGAGCACGCAGTCCATGTCGGGCGGCACGATCGTGCGCAGGTCGATGACCTCGACGTCCACACCGGCGGCCGCCAGCTGCTCGACCGCGCTCGCCACGAACAGCGTCGAGCGCCCCCACGTCACGATGGTGAGGTCGCGGCCGGGCCGACGGATCGCCGCCTTGCCCAGCGGCACGCGGAAGTCGTCGGGCAGGTCGGGCGCGAAGCCCTCGAAGGCGATCGCACGCTTGAGCGCGGCGACCTCCTTGGGATCGGTCGGCTCGCCCGGAAAGGCGTCGCCGAGGTTCATGCGATACAGCCCCTTGCTCTCGAACACCAGCACGGGTCCGGTGAACTCCGCCGCGGTCCGCAGCATGCCGTAGACATCGCGCGAGGTCGTCGGCGCGATGATCGTGAGGCCCGGGATCGACGCGTAGAAGCCCTCCATGCACATCGAGTGGTAGAGCGCGCCGCCGTGCAACGGCTCCACCGGCAGACGCACGATCACGTTGGCGTGGATGGTCCCGCCCGACGACCACAGTAGATTGCCCAGGTAGACCAGCTGGTGGAGCGTGTTGAGGCTGTAGTCGGAGAACTGGATCTCCGGCAGCGCGGTCGAGCCGGTGTGCAGCGCGAAGCCGATCGCGCTACCGACGATGTAGGGCTCGTTGATCGGCGCGTCCCTGACCTGCCGCGGGAACTCGTCCCACAGCCCACGGGTGGCCTGCATGACGCCGCCCTTGCGCGCGACGTCCTGTCCGTACAGCCAGGTGGTCGGGTTGGCGCGCAGGATCCCGCGCAGCGAGGCTCGCACCGCACCGTTGATCGAGATGACGGTC is a genomic window of Deltaproteobacteria bacterium containing:
- a CDS encoding MBL fold metallo-hydrolase — protein: MTEGEDELAVAGLTLRGVTRGGIQTCLMVPELDLMFDVGGSVRGQLCFARILVTHGHQDHLGGLPYLISQRQLAGLPPPQVHVPAEIEAPLRRIFGAWSEIEGFELALELVPHVPGDVVDLGRGVRASCVRSVHRVPSLSWIVERTTARLLPELVGRSGAELAAMRAAGDSTTEEHTVAVLAVSGDTQIELFEREPRLQRAKVLVHEVTAWDDRRSVEQTRSWGHTHVDELIAIAERFEGDALVLVHRSPRHTRRDAEAIVRARFPASVRHKVHVFGD